CGTTTCAGCACGTCGCAGCTCATGTGAATTGTATCCATAATTTTGTCTACAGAAAGAGCGGCGGACACATCTTTGGCTGGAATGTGGCCAGTTACCCTGGCGTTAAAGGCAGAACCGTTTATATTAATTTCTCCTTTTACTCCTGTATATTCAAATAAATCTGCCAGGAAATCTACCATTCCGTTTAAGTGAACCCCGGCCATTTTCATGGCGCTTTTATTATTAGGCGCAAAGCAGATGCCCTCAATCAGCCCCTTTTTACAGTACTCTGCCGCCCGGGCCATATTCTCCGCCTCATCTTTTCCGCACAAGGCGCTTAGCTCTCCCATTGGAACCTGATACCCGTCAAAGGCCTTTGTGTCATAAATTACAACCTTTTCCTGTTCCTTCGCATATTTAACAGCTTCTTCTATAGTGTCCTTTACCTCCACAGGAAAATTTGCGCCTGCGATTTCCATTCCTCTTTTCAGCTGCCTGTAATCCCCGATAATTACCGGCCTTGCCTGTGATGTCAGCGCGCCCTCTGCTGCAGATTTAGCTATAATTTCAGACCCTATGCCTGCTCCGTCTCCCATAATTACGCCTATTACTGGTTTGTACTCTGTAAATTTCATATATATCACTCCTTTAAGTCCTGTCTCTGTTTCTTTTTTCATCATTATACATGAATTACTTTGTACTTTCCAGAATACGTCCTACATAATCTGTGTAGATGCTTACATAATGATCTTTTGCCTGCGTTTCCCAATCAGCTCCCAAATAAATATCCTCCTCCATACACTGCTCTTCTAAATATTCCTTCCATTCAGGAGTTTTTGCAACCTTTCCTAACAGCTCTGCATAATATGACACCGCCTCCGGGCTGGCTGCACTGGACATTACAAATCCTCTGGGCTGTTCATGCTCAATATCCACTCCCGCCTCTTTAAACGTAGGCACATTTTCCATTCCTTCCATATTTACACGTTTTTCAACGCTTACTACAATAGGCGTTACATTTCCCGCGGCAATGTTGTCCCCTACCTCCGCAGGATTAAGGATTCCCAGCTGCACATGGCCTCCCATAACTGCCGCCAGCACGTCTGCCCCGCTTTCATATGTAACGTAATTCAGCTCTAAACCGCAGCTTTCCTGAAGCATGTTACATAAAATAGCGTCGTCTGAATATGCGCTGGAGCCTGCTACAGAAACGGCCCCAGGATTGTCCTTTGCATACTGAATCATACTGTCAAAATCGGAAAATCCTGCATTTGGCGCTGCAAACACCAGATTCGGGTCCTTGCACAGCATTGCCACATAAGAAAAATCTTCAAACTGGAAAGGAGAATTTCCCGAAACCGGCTGTGTGAAAAAGCTGGCTGAGGTTACATCTAAATGGTAATCATCTCCGTGGTCCAGCAAATATGTGTACCCTACTACATGAGAGGAGCCTGGTTTATTTACAACTGTTATATTTACAGAGCACATATCGTACTGGTCAATAATAGAAACTAGTTCTCTTGTAAAAAGGTCCGCCCCTCCCCCGGCGCTGTTTCCTACAATAAATTCAATATCCTCCTTTGGCGCCCAACCGGCCTCCTGACTTTCTGCCGGCGCAGAAGTATCTGAAGTTTTTGCTTCCTGAGAAGCCGTACTATTCGTCCCGCTGTTTCCTGAACAGGCGGTGATTAAAAGCGCCATAAAGGATGCTGCTGCTAAAAGTTTTTTTCTCATTATATTCCCCTCCAACTATTTTTTACTAATTTTTTTAACAACACTGTGAATCGGCTTTCCAAATGCCAGACCTACAGCCGCCAAAAGGATTACCGCCGTAATCGGCCTGCTGATAAAACTGAAAATATTTCCTCTTACTAAAGTCATTCCCTGACGGAACGTTACCTCCAGATTATTTCCCAGCACCAGGGCCAAAATCATAGGAGCTGCCGGAATCTCCAGCTTTTTAAATAAATATCCAATGCCTCCGAAGAAAATCACGATTCCCACGTCAAATAAAGAGTTGTTCATTGCGTAGGCGCCTACTAATATAAAGCCCATAACTACTGAGTTTAAAACTCCTCCCTTTACCTTTATAATCTGAATAAATAAGGGCAGGGCAAAAATAACCAGAATCAGCATGATGATATTGGCAACATATAAACTGGCACATAAGCTCCAGGCAAATTCTCCGTTTTTCTGAAACAAAAACGGCCCCGGCGTCATCTCAAACATAAGAAGCGCTCCCATCATTACTGCAGTTGCCCCGGAGCCAGGCACTCCCAAAGTCAGCATAGGAATCATGGCTCCAATACACGCCGCATTGTTGGAGCTTTCAGGAGCCGCAATTCCCTCCGGAATACCGGTTCCAAACTTATCCTTTCTTTTGCCTGTTCTCCTTGCCAAATCATAGCTTAAAAATGTGGCGATAGTCGCCCCGGCTCCCGGGAGAATTCCAACAAAGAATTCTAAAATAGAGCCTCTGAAAATGTGAGGCAGGCTAAAATGCCAGTCCTCCTTACTTGGAAGCAGCTTTCTAAAACGAATATCCTCTCTTTTTAACTGAATCTGCTGTTCCTCATCACGCACAGCTATCATCTCCGCTACCCCAAACAGTCCCATAGCCACAGGAATAAAATCAATTCCGCTGTACAAAGGCGTGATGCCAAATACAAATCTTTGAGTTCCGTTTACTGCGTCCAGCCCGATTGTACCTACAAACAGCCCCAGCATACAGGCCATAAATGCCTTAGCCACGCTTTTTCCAGTCATTCCTGCAATAGCTGTAAGTCCCATTACATAAAGAGCAGCATATTCTGTAGAGCTGAACACTAAAGCATATGTAGAAATAATTGGGGCCAGAAAAACAAAGCCGATTAAGGCTATGGTGCCTCCGATTACTGAGGCAAAGGCCGCCATTCCAAGAGCCTGAGCAGGCCTGCCATTTTTCGCCATGGGATGACCGTCAAATGCAGTAACTACAGCCGCCGAGTCCCCTGGCGTATTAATTAAAATTGAGGTAATAGATCCGCCGTACATGGCCCCGTAGTAAATGCCTGCCAGCATTACAATTCCCGCCGTAGGGTTCATGCCATAGGTTAGGGGAAGCAAAATTGCAATTCCTGTAGACGGCCCCAGACCTGGCAGAGCCCCAATAATAATCCCGCTTAACACACCTATAAAGCAGTATAAAAGCACCATAGGCTCTAAGGCTCCCTGAAAGCCTCCCGCCAAATTCATTAATGACTGCATATTCCCGCCCCCTTAAATTCCTAAAATTCCTTTAGGGAAATGGACCTTTAAAAATAATACGAAAATACAATATATAACAATCCCCATTCCCACGCCTATAATCACACTTTTCGTCCACTTTTCTCTGCTTAACAGTCTTGTATAAAATACCATGGCGGCTGTGACGCAGGGAATAAACCCTAGCATTTCGCTTAACAGCACTGCCAAAACAGCAATTCCTAAAACTACGCAAAAATTGTACAGTTCCTTACTTTTAATTACTATTTCCGTCTGATCCTGCTCTTTTAGAGACCTTCTGCTTCTAAAAATAGCTTCTGCAGCCACACTGATTCCGCAGCAAATAATTCCCCCTGCCGCAATCATAGGAAACAGCCCCTGACCCGGTCCGCCTTTTCCCCAAATGGTATAATCCTGGGTTTTAATGATTCCAATAATAATACCCCCAAAAACAGCGATCACTGTTCCCAGAATTATGTCGGCTTCTCTGGCTTTCCATTTAAATGTTCTCATGTACCTCCTCCTTCACAACCCCTTACCTTTTTTGCTTATTACCTTTGATTTTCCTTCTGATTCTTAAACTGCAGTTTTATGTGTTGTGTACATTTTAACAACAAACTTCTTTTTCGTAAAATGACATTTGGCACTTTTCACCATTCCAGGGTGGAATGGAAAAAAATAGCAGGAACCACTTTTTCATTATGGCCCTGCTATTTTTCATTTTGTCTGATCTGGATATAAAGAACTGACAAAGTCTATAAATTTTTTTATATTTGAATCCTTTAAGCTGTTGGGATGGTAAATCATCCACGTATTTCTCTTTACAGGACTGCCGTCTAAATCCTCCATTGGGATTTTAAAAAACTCCTCGTCCTCGCCAAGAGCTGTACTGTACATAATTCCATATCCCATTCCTGCTGCAATCCACTTTAAGCTTGTCTCTATATCTGAAACTGTATAAGTAATGTGAAAAGGGGTTTTAAAGTTCTCTCTCCACCAATTACTTAAAATTTTAAGAGAATAAGCGTCTCTGTGATGACAAATCATAGGTAGATTCGGCAAGTCCTCCAATTTGACAGGATCTCTGGAAATAATACAGCCATACCCTACAGAACAAAGCACCTTATCCTCCCAGTCCCTGTCCCCATTTACAAAACCAATTTTCAGCTCCTGGCGCTGCACCAGGCTGATAATCTCGCTGCTGGTCATAACCTGTACATGATAATGGATGCCATTTCCCTTGTCCGCCTCATTATACCTGCTCATCAGCTTAGGCAAAGCATATCTGGCAAAGCTGGAGGCTGAGCCAATAGAAATCACCTTTCCCCCCAGCCTTAATTCCTGATAATGCTTCATTGTCTCAGAAATCAGTTTGGAAATCTCCAAGGCCTGCACAGCCAAATATTCTCCTGTTTCTGTAAATATAATCCCCTTATTAGAACGCTCTATAATTTTTTCCCCTAGCTCCGCCTCAATGCGATTCAGATTTTTAGATAACGTAGGCTGGCTCATATACAGCATATTCGCTGCTTTTGTCACATTTTTACAGTCATACAAGGTTACAATAATTTTCCAGTCCAAATCCTTCACAAATTATACCCCCTAACTTTCCCCTTGATTTTTTCCCTATCTCCTTTTTCATCATGCCATTTTGGCATTGTCATTTTGGCATAAATAATTGTACAAAACAACACGTCTTTTATATACTTTAACCGAAAGCATTTGTTTGCACTGTTGTCACGAAAGGAGACTGGAAATGAATTATGAAAGCTTATACAAAAAATTGCCTCTGAAAAAATGTGTAGCTGTTGGAATTATCGGCACCGGGGCTTACGGCACTGCCGTTGTCACCCAGGGTCTTCTCACCCCCATTTAAAGGTGCGTGTTGTAGCTGATATTAATCTGGAGAACGCAAAGGCTGCTTATAACAAAGCCGGGATTCCAGAAGAGCTGCAGGTATACTGTTCTGAACCTTTGGAGGCAGAGGAAGCTTTAG
The window above is part of the Lachnoclostridium edouardi genome. Proteins encoded here:
- a CDS encoding 4-hydroxythreonine-4-phosphate dehydrogenase PdxA; this translates as MKFTEYKPVIGVIMGDGAGIGSEIIAKSAAEGALTSQARPVIIGDYRQLKRGMEIAGANFPVEVKDTIEEAVKYAKEQEKVVIYDTKAFDGYQVPMGELSALCGKDEAENMARAAEYCKKGLIEGICFAPNNKSAMKMAGVHLNGMVDFLADLFEYTGVKGEININGSAFNARVTGHIPAKDVSAALSVDKIMDTIHMSCDVLKRFGIKDPKVAVAALNPHGGENGTCGTEEIEIIGPAVEMAKKEGISITGPLAADTLFGQLFGGKYDLAVTMSHDQGQIAFKLINFSQVVTVYGGIPYPVGTGAHGTAYDIVGRGEAENGAYITAYGIVTQMCKVAMMKRSREEKEK
- a CDS encoding tripartite tricarboxylate transporter substrate binding protein, translating into MRKKLLAAASFMALLITACSGNSGTNSTASQEAKTSDTSAPAESQEAGWAPKEDIEFIVGNSAGGGADLFTRELVSIIDQYDMCSVNITVVNKPGSSHVVGYTYLLDHGDDYHLDVTSASFFTQPVSGNSPFQFEDFSYVAMLCKDPNLVFAAPNAGFSDFDSMIQYAKDNPGAVSVAGSSAYSDDAILCNMLQESCGLELNYVTYESGADVLAAVMGGHVQLGILNPAEVGDNIAAGNVTPIVVSVEKRVNMEGMENVPTFKEAGVDIEHEQPRGFVMSSAASPEAVSYYAELLGKVAKTPEWKEYLEEQCMEEDIYLGADWETQAKDHYVSIYTDYVGRILESTK
- a CDS encoding tripartite tricarboxylate transporter permease, translated to MQSLMNLAGGFQGALEPMVLLYCFIGVLSGIIIGALPGLGPSTGIAILLPLTYGMNPTAGIVMLAGIYYGAMYGGSITSILINTPGDSAAVVTAFDGHPMAKNGRPAQALGMAAFASVIGGTIALIGFVFLAPIISTYALVFSSTEYAALYVMGLTAIAGMTGKSVAKAFMACMLGLFVGTIGLDAVNGTQRFVFGITPLYSGIDFIPVAMGLFGVAEMIAVRDEEQQIQLKREDIRFRKLLPSKEDWHFSLPHIFRGSILEFFVGILPGAGATIATFLSYDLARRTGKRKDKFGTGIPEGIAAPESSNNAACIGAMIPMLTLGVPGSGATAVMMGALLMFEMTPGPFLFQKNGEFAWSLCASLYVANIIMLILVIFALPLFIQIIKVKGGVLNSVVMGFILVGAYAMNNSLFDVGIVIFFGGIGYLFKKLEIPAAPMILALVLGNNLEVTFRQGMTLVRGNIFSFISRPITAVILLAAVGLAFGKPIHSVVKKISKK
- a CDS encoding tripartite tricarboxylate transporter TctB family protein, yielding MRTFKWKAREADIILGTVIAVFGGIIIGIIKTQDYTIWGKGGPGQGLFPMIAAGGIICCGISVAAEAIFRSRRSLKEQDQTEIVIKSKELYNFCVVLGIAVLAVLLSEMLGFIPCVTAAMVFYTRLLSREKWTKSVIIGVGMGIVIYCIFVLFLKVHFPKGILGI
- a CDS encoding LysR family transcriptional regulator: MKDLDWKIIVTLYDCKNVTKAANMLYMSQPTLSKNLNRIEAELGEKIIERSNKGIIFTETGEYLAVQALEISKLISETMKHYQELRLGGKVISIGSASSFARYALPKLMSRYNEADKGNGIHYHVQVMTSSEIISLVQRQELKIGFVNGDRDWEDKVLCSVGYGCIISRDPVKLEDLPNLPMICHHRDAYSLKILSNWWRENFKTPFHITYTVSDIETSLKWIAAGMGYGIMYSTALGEDEEFFKIPMEDLDGSPVKRNTWMIYHPNSLKDSNIKKFIDFVSSLYPDQTK